The segment GTTCAAGCAAGCCACCAACATTTGAGCAGGCAGAAAAAGCTGTTCGAGCAGGTCTCATGCAGAAAAAGCAATTTGAGTTCTTATCTCAGCTTGCCAAAGATTCTAAGATCGTAGTTCAGTAAAAAAGGCCCTTCGGGGCCTTTTGATTTTGTGCTTATTTGCGCTCTAAGGTGACGAAAGCAAAGTGAATATCGTTTTCTGATCCTGGTACGCGCTCTACTTCTTCCCAGTCAGATGCGTTTGGGATTTCAAAGAAGGTGTCACCACTTTCTACGTCAATATCAATTTCCGTTACATATAGACGGTCAGCTTTATCAAATGCTTGTTTGAATAGTTGTTCACCCCCAATCACGAATACTCTTGGCGATTCAGAAAGGCTGGCAAGTGCTTCATCTAGCGAACCAGCAAGTTCAGCGCCCACTGGTGAGTAGTCAGCATTACGGCTAACGACAATATTGCGTCGCCCAGGAAGTGGGCGACCAATCGATTCCCAGGTCCTTCTTCCCATGATGACGGGGTGACCCATGGTGACGCGTTTAAAAAACTGGAGGTCAGCAGAGATTTTCCAGGGCATCTGATTGTCGCGACCAATCACGTGATTACGTGAGCGGGCAACAATCATGGAGATAGCGGGTTGAGTCATATGGAGCTTAAATGGCTACAGGAGCTTTGATATGCGGATGAGATTCGTAGCCAACAATCTCAAAATCCTCAAACTCATAATCAAAAATAGAATTTGGTTTGCGCAGGATATTGAGTTTTGGCAGCGGGAAAAAGTCTCTAGATAGTTGTAGATCGACTTGCTCTAAGTGGTTGCTATACAAATGGCAATCGCCACCAGTCCAGATAAAGTCGCCTACCTCCAGATTACATTGTTGCGCCATCATATGAGTTAACAAGGCATAGCTTGCAATGTTGAATGGCACGCCCAAGAAAATGTCGGCGCTGCGTTGATAGAGTTGACAAGACAGTTTGCCATCAGCAACATAGAACTGGAAGAAAGCATGACAAGGTGCCAATGCCATGCGTGGAATATCAGCTACGTTCCAGGCAGAAACAATAATGCGACGTGAGTCAGGATTCTTCTTGATGGTCTCAACCACTTCAGAGATTTGATCAATATGTTGACCATTTGGTGCAGGCCATGAGCGCCATTGATATCCGTAGATTGGACCAAGATCGCCATCCGGTGCAGCCCATTCATTCCAAATGGATACGCCGCGCTCTTTGAGCCAATTGTTGTCTGTGCTGCCCTTGAGAAACCAGAGTAATTCATAAATGATGGACTTGAGGTGCAGCTTCTTGGTTGTCACCATTGGAAAGCCGTCAGCCAAGTTAAAGCGCATCTGATGGCCAAATACTGAGATCGTGCCTGTGCCAGTCCTATCGGACTTTTTAACGCCCTTAGCAAGGACTTCTTTCATGAGATCGTGATATTGGCGCATAGGGTAGTGACTAACTTAAGGGCTAAATACGGTTAATGATTTACGAATAAGGATAGCTTACTCGAATGTGGGCGACTGCACCCCAAGGGCTTTATGGAGCTTGGTTGAGGTGGTGGTGTATTGCAGTTGGATTGGCTTTTCAGGGTTCAAATAGGCGGCTGCGGCAAAGGCAGCTAAGGCAGCCTCATGAAAGCCAGACAAAATCAGCTTTTTCTTCCCTGGGTAGATATTGATATCACCCACTGCGTAAATGCCTGGAATGCTAGTCTGAAATTTCTCGGTATCAACTGCGATTTGCTTGCGATCTATATCTAAACCCCACTCAGCGATTGGACCTAATTTTGGGGAAAGTCCAAAGAAGATCAAAAGATCGTCTAACGTCAATGATTGAGTATTGCCGTCAATATTGTCAACGGCAATGCTAGTCAAATTCCCATTCTGAATTTCAAGATCGGTAATTTGGCCAATCAGTAATTGAATTTTTCCATCTGCGCAGAGCTCGCGCATTTTTGCAATCGATTGTGGTACCGCTTTAAAGTCATTGCGACGATGAATCAGGGTGACGCTTGCGGCAGTGTTGGCAAAATACAAGGCCCAATCTAGGGCGGCATCTCCGCCACCACAAATGACAATGCGCTTACCTGTAAATTGTTCTGGCTGTTTAACATGGTAGAAAACTTGCTTGCCAACCAGAGGTTCTATGCCCTCAATGTTTAGTACTCTGGGCTGGAAAGCGCCTACACCTGCGGCTATAAATACAGTCTTTGTTAGAAAGGATTTGTTTTCTGAAGTGGTTAATAGAAATCGACCATCTTCCTGTTGCTTAAGGCTGGTAACGTCTTGTCCCAGATGAAATTGAGGCTTAAATGGTTCAATCTGTTTGAGTAAATTGCTAACAAGCTCACGACCGGTGCAAACTGGTACCGCAGGAATGTCGTAAATGGGTTTATCTGGATAGAGCTCGATGCATTGACCGCCAATTTCTGGCAAAGAATCAATGACGTGAGCTTTAATTTCTAGGAGGCCAAGTTCAAAAACTTGAAAAAGCCCCACAGGACCGGCGCCAATGATGACTGCATCAGCTTCTGTGGGGGAGTGCAAGGAAATTCTCTTACTGGTTAAGTATGCAGATGAATTACTTCACCAACTGATCGAGTTTGTTTTTAACATCTTTCCACTCTTCAGCATCTGGAAGAGCGGCTTTGGATTTGGTAATTGAAGTCCAAGATGGAGATAATTCAGCATTCAACTTAATGAATGCTTGTTGATCGCCTGGCACATCATCTTCAGCATAAATGGCATTTACTGGGCACTCAGGAACACAAACAGCGCAATCGATGCACTCGTCTGGATCGATTACTAGAAAATTAGGGCCTTCACGAAAGCAATCAACTGGGCAAACATCAACGCAGTCGGTATATTTGCAGCGGATGCAGGATTCGGTAACAACGTAAGTCATGGTTTTAATGAGTCAAGCCCAATAGATGGGGCTAATAAGTTGTAAAACATCAATTTTAGCCGAAATACACCCATCTATTTGAGGTAAAGTTCCCCCTATGAATACACCGACTAATGGCCAAAATACTGGCACAAAACCTAAAATTCTGGTCGCCAGAGCCATATTTCCGGAAGCTTTGGCCAAATTAGAGGAAACCTTTGAGGTTCGCTCCAACCAAGAAGATCTGATTTTTACGCCTGAGCAATTGCAAAAAGAACTCTCTGGGGTTGCAGGGGCTTTAGTTGCTGGTAGTGAGCGTATTGATGCAACAGCATTGGCAAATGCAAAGGACTTAAAAGTCGTCGCTAATATCTCCGTGGGCTACAACAACTTTGACGTACCCGCGATTACTGCAGCTGGTGTAATGGCAACAAATACTCCGGATGTACTCACTGATACTACGGCCGACTTTGGTTTCGCATTGCTCATGGCAACTGCCAGAAGAATTACTGAGGCAGAGCATTGGATCAGGGCGGGTCATTGGGATAAATGGTCGATTGTGAACAACCCACTTGGCATGGATTTGCATCACAGTACTGTTGGCATTATTGGTATGGGTCGCATTGGTCAAGGGATTGCTAAGCGCGCATTGGGATTTGGTATGAATGTGATTTATCACAACCGTAGCCGGCTATCGGGTACTGATGAAAAAGCTTGTGGAGCAAAATATGTTTCCAAGGAAGAGTTATTGCGTACAGCTGATCACGTTGTCTTGGTTTTGCCGTATGCGCCAGAGAGTCATCACACCATAGGTGCCAAAGAAATTGCTCTCATGAAACCTACGGCAACCCTGATTAATATTGCCCGTGGCGGCATTGTGGATGACTTGGCATTAGCACAAGCATTAAAAGAGAAAAAGATATTTGCCGCCGGTTTAGATGTCTTTGAGGGCGAACCCAAGGTCAACCCCGAGTTGCTTAAGCTCAGCAACGTTGTGCTTGCTCCACATATCGCTAGTGCAACAGAGAAGACGCGCAGAGCCATGGTCGATTTAGCAATTGAGAATGTCATCGCCGCACTATCAGGGAAAAAACCACCAAGCTTAATTAATGCGGAAGTTTTTAAAGGCTAGTTAAGTAACAATTGAAATTGATCAGTTGCAATATAAAAATGCCGAGATATCTCGGCATTTTTATTTAATCGGGTGCAGCTAAAAAATTATTCAGCTTCAATTTCTTCTGGCAGTTCGCGTAGTGCAAGTTCAATGCCGCCGAATTTTCCAGCAACCCAGTTATACACTTTGCAGGCTACCCATAGCAAACCAAAGCCTAGTAAGGCATTCAGAATCAAGGCAGATAGAACGGTAAAGCCAGGAATAGCTCCGTCACGAATAAAGGCAACAAACAAAGCTAGCAAAACGATTGGAACCGAGAAGCATAGATAAACCAACACGAGTGTCTTAGCTGTATGTGTTGGATCGAGGAAGGCGAGTTCTTTTTTGGTTAGTTTCATGATGGTGCAATCTTAAAGCAGTCCATCAAAAAGCGCTATATCTACCCACTCGCCAGCAGCAACATTTCCTTGATCATGGCCCAGGATGACGAAGCAGTTCGCCTCGCTCATGGAGCGCAGAATGCCTGCCCCTTGGCTGCCTGTGAGTTTCACGCTGGGCTTGCCTTCAGCATTGCGCCCAAGGATGGCGCGCTGGAACTCGGTGCGACCTGGCTTTTTCCGAATGGCTGTTTCAGAGATGGCTTGTACAACTGGAACCTCTGTTTGGCTGGCCCCATTGAGTTGCAATAAAGCGCTACGAACAAATTGATAAAAGGTCACCATCACGGCAACAGGGTTACCAGGTAGGCCAAAGAATAAGGTTTTACTCTCTGAGGTTTTTCCAGAGACTGGTCTAAGCGTGCCGAATGCCATTGGGCGGCCTGGTCGCATGGCGATTTTCCAGAAGCCGACGTCGCCCAACTCTTGCATGATTTGTTTTGTGAAATCTGCTTCTCCAACGGACACTCCACCTGAGGAGATGAGTACATCTGCTTTTGAGGCTGCATCAATAAATGCTTGCTTGAGCGAGGTCGGGTCATCACGCACAATTCCACAATCAATGATGTCGAGGTTGAGGCGATTGAGTAGGCCGGTCAGGCTATAGCGATTGCTGTCATAAATGCTTCCAGCATCCAAAGTTTGATCTAAGGTGCGAAGTTCGTTACCCGAAGACAGAATCGCTACCTTCAGTTTGCGCTTTACTTTAAGAGTACTAATGCCTAGTGAAGCGGCTAAACCTAAATCCGATGGACGTAGCAACCTTCCGGCAGTAATTGCTGCTTTACCCTTTTGTAAGTCTTCACCACGCATGCGCCGGTTTTCACCGGCCTTTAGTTGATTGGCTTTGAAGGCAATATGTTTCGCATCAAGGCTAGCAGTAAATTCTTGTGGAATGACGGTGTCGCAATCGCTTGGCATTACTGCGCCAGTCATGATCTTCAGGCATTCACCGTTGGCAATTTTTCCTGTGTAGGGTTTGCCGGCCAGGGCTGTGCCCACAATGCGTAGTTTGATTTCTGCTTGACCGCCCTCTAAGCATTTGCCATCAAATGCGAAGCCATCCATGGCGGAGTTATCCGCAGCGGGCACATCAATCGGCGAGAGTAAATCTTCTGCAAGAATGCGATTAATAGCCTGGTCAAGGGGAACTATTTCAAAAGCATCGGAGTCATTAATCGACTGCGCTTCCTGCAAAAGCTGATTTACTAGATTGGCAATCGCCTTGCGTGCTTCATCTACATGTAATGATGAAGTGAGCAATATTGGATCGTTTGGTGATTGACTCATGATGCTGCCTCTAAAGATTGCAATTCTTCTGGCGTGTTGGCATTCGCAAAGGCCTGAGCGTCATCAAAAATCACTGTTCCGCTTTTGAGTTCTTTGAACCAGCGATCAATTTTGAGATCCCCTTTGCTTAAAAAAGAACTTAAAGAGTCTTGTAAATTGGCGCGCATTAAACAAAAGACGGGTTGTGCCCATACCTTGCCATCAGCCTCTTTGCTGGATGCGTAGGCTAAATCTAGGTTGTTATGCTCTAGCTCGTTAGCAAGCTTGGCACCCAGATCTTTTGGGAATAAGGGAGAGTCGCAGGGGGTTGTTAGTAAATAAGGGGTCTTGCAGTTCTTAAGGCCCATCAAGAAACCTGCGAGAGGGCCTGAAAAGTCAGGGGTCTCGTCCATGATGACGGGGTAACCATAGACGGCGTACTTGGTGATGTTGCGATTGGCATTAATCAGAATAGATCCAACCTGGGTTTTGAGTCGTTGGATAGTCGCTTCAATTAAGGGTTTTTTATGAAAAGGAATCAGCCCTTTATCGATTCCGCCCATACGCTGCGCGCGCCCGCCAGCTAATATCAAGCCTGTAATTTGTTCGCTGCCAATCATTAGCCACCTATGTAAGACATTTCAACCTTGCGACCACCGCTTGATTGATCCGCTGTATGGGAACCCCGAATTTCTGAATAGTGATCATCGCGAGTAGCCCAGGTATTCATAATCGCATTGGCAATTTCTAAATCAGTCTTGCCAGAGCGCAGAAGGGTTTTGAAATCAAATCCTGAATTAGCAAACAGGCACAAATACATTTGGCCATCCGTGGAGATTCTGGCGCGAGTGCATTCATGACAAAAAGTTTGGGTGACGCTGGAAATAACACCAATTTCACCAGTACCATCTTGATAGCGCCAGCGTTGTGCTACTTCACCTGTGTAGTTTGGCTCTGCTGATACCAATGGGAATACTTCATTGATGCGGGCAATCACCTCTTTAGAGGGAAGTACTTCTGTCATGTTCCAGCCATTCGAGCTGCCCACATCCATGAATTCAATAAAGCGCAGAATGATGCCGCTGCCTTTGAAGTGCTTGGCCATCGCAACGATCTCGTGATCGTTTATTCCTTTCTTCACAACCATATTGACTTTAATGTTCTGAAAGCCAGTCTCTTGTGCAGCCGCAATACCATCTAAAACATCAGCAACTGGAAAATCCACATCATTCATTTTTCGAAAGACTGCATCATCTAATCCATCAAGACTCACGGTGAGTCTATGTAAGCCTGCAGCTTTAAGACTAGCTGCCTTCTTGCGCAAAATGCTGCCATTGGTAGTCAACGTTAAATCTAATGGATTGCCTGCCGGAGTCCGAATGGATGCCAGCATTTCAATGAGTATTTCTAAATTTTTACGAAGTAGGGGCTCACCACCAGTCAAACGAATTTTTTCAACGCCTAGGCTGGCGAAGATAGTTGTCAAGCGAGTAATTTCTTCAAAGCTCAATAATTCTTTGTGAGCAAGATAGGGGTAGTTGTTATCGAATACTTCCTTGGGCATGCAGTAAGTGCAGCGGAAGTTACAGCGATCTGTTACTGAAATGCGTAGATCGCGCAAGTGGCGACCACGATTATCTTTAGTGTGACCATGAGGTGAATGCAACTGCGTGCCAATGCTTGGTGCAAGGCCTTTGCCTTCATCAATACGAATGGGAATAACTTTGGATGGGTTGGGAATTGCTTTTTCGACCATATCCCCAATTATGGCTTTGAAACCTGCTTTCTGCCAAACCGCCCAAAATCCTTTTGGGATATCGGGCGGCTTAGAGAAAAGAAGTTGGGATGCTAACTGCTTTAAACAGTTTTTTCTTGACCGCCAGTTTCCACTAGGACCATTGGGCCTTCAGGAAGTGTTGCAGCGGGTTTTGGTGTGCGGCCTAAGTTTTGAACTACCGTCTCGGCTTTAATTTGTGTTTGCACATCTGCGTGCTTAGACGCATCAGTTGCAACCCAAATCATGCCCGCAGACTGCACGACGCTATGTAAAGGAGTCTCTTCAAGTGCTTGGAAAGCTACTTTTGGAAGCTCTGGCATAGGCTTAGCAATCACTTCAATTGCACTTGCAGCAACAATCGCTACAGGCGCTGGTGATGGAGCTGCGTTTGCTGTTGTTGACGTGTTTTTCTCAGAGCGAGGCTCACGTGGTGGACGTGAAGAACGCTCAGACCGCCCTTGTCGCTGACTTGCAGGTTTTGCATTGCTAAAGCTGCTCACAATATTTTGAATAGGCATACTTGCAGACGCACCAGCCATTCCTACGGGAGGTCCGCTAAACGGGCTGGCTGATGCAGTGGCTGCTTCTGGTGATGCGCTACCGTTTTCAGTGCGCTCGCCACGGTCACCGCGCTCATTGCGATTGCGACCACGACCACGACGATTGCGACCACGACCACGACGCTCTTCACCGTCAGCACCAGTAGCAACTTCGCTACCAGGCACAGCCTCTGATGTGGGTGTTACTGCCGCAGCATTAGCTTGATTGTTATTGCGGTTTGCGTTGTGCTCGGTCTTCGGACCGTTTTGATTACCTTGGTTGCGATTGTTGTTGCGGTTATTGCCGTTGCGATTATTCGCGCCCTCAGTGTTTCCACCTTCTGCAGCATTCGTAGCAGGGCGCTCGCCACGACGATTGCGTCCGCGATTACGGTCGCGGTTGTTGCCATTGCGACCTTGATTGCGTCCACGGTTACCGCTCGTTGCTGGCTTTTCTTCTGCCGCTGGTGAAGAGGAAAAAAGTTTTTTGATGAAGCCAAATAAGCCACCAGAACTCTCAGAGCTAGCTTTCTCTGCACGTGCGGCACGTGGCTGAGCCATTGGTGCTGGCTGCGTTGGGGTAATGCCCTTAACAGCTGCCTCCGGGCGTACTTTGACGTCCGCATCTTTTTTGCTTACTGTGGTGTCTGTCTCGAGTTCACGCGCAGCTTCTTCAGCCATCACGTAGCTAGCCTTCTGATCATCCAAGCGGGGATCATCATGGCGTAAGCGCTCAAGTTTGTAATGCGGAGTTTCTAGGTGTTTGTTAGGCACCAAGAGAACATTTACTTTGAAGCGTGTCTCGATCTTGATCACTTCAGCACGTTTTTCATTTAATAAGAATGCGGCTACTTCAACTGGAACCTGCGTATGAATCGCCGCAGTGTTTTCTTTCATGGCCTCTTCTTGAATAATGCGCAGTACTTGCAATGCAGAAGATTCAGCATCACGAATATGACCAGTGCCGTTACAACGTGGGCAGGTTACGTGGCTACCTTCAGAGAGTGCGGGGCGCAAACGTTGGCGTGACATTTCCATCAAGCCAAATTTGGAGATCTTACCCATTTGTACGCGTGCACGGTCATGACGCAGGGCATCGCGTAAGCGATTCTCAACATCTTTCTGTGCTTTGCTCGACTCCATATCGATGAAGTCAATCACAATCAAACCACCTAAGTCACGCAGACGTGCTTGACGCGCGATTTCATCGGCAGCTTCTAAGTTGGTACGTGTAGCAGTTTCTTCAATATCAGAACCACGGGTTGCGCGAGCAGAGTTGACGTCTACAGAAACAAGCGCTTCTGTGTGGTCGATTACGATTGCGCCGCCAGATGGCAATGGAACGGTACGTGAGTAAGCGGTCTCGATCTGATGTTCGATTTGGAAGCGAGAGAAGAGCGGCACATCATCTTGATAGCGCTTTACTCGCGGCAAGTTATCCGGCATGACCACTGACATAAAGGCAGCAGCTTGCTCATAGATATCGTCGGTATCAATCAGGATCTCGCCAATATCTGGTTGGAAGTAATCGCGGATTGCGCGAATGACTAAGCTAGATTCGAGATAGATGAGTAATGGAGCAGAGTTGCCTTTAGCAGCCTCATCAATTGCTTTCCATAGTTGCAGGAGGTAACTTAAGTCCCACTGCAGT is part of the Polynucleobacter tropicus genome and harbors:
- the fdxA gene encoding ferredoxin FdxA is translated as MTYVVTESCIRCKYTDCVDVCPVDCFREGPNFLVIDPDECIDCAVCVPECPVNAIYAEDDVPGDQQAFIKLNAELSPSWTSITKSKAALPDAEEWKDVKNKLDQLVK
- a CDS encoding Rne/Rng family ribonuclease, with amino-acid sequence MKRMLFNATQQEELRVAIVDGQKLIDIDIEAAGREQRKGNIYKGVITRIEPSLEACFVNYGEERHGFLPFKEVARAYFKEGIDVRNASIKDALREGQEIIVQVEKEERGQKGAALTSFISLAGRYLVLMPNNPRGGGVSRRIEGEDRQELREAMAQLEVPEGMSIIARTAGIGRDATELQWDLSYLLQLWKAIDEAAKGNSAPLLIYLESSLVIRAIRDYFQPDIGEILIDTDDIYEQAAAFMSVVMPDNLPRVKRYQDDVPLFSRFQIEHQIETAYSRTVPLPSGGAIVIDHTEALVSVDVNSARATRGSDIEETATRTNLEAADEIARQARLRDLGGLIVIDFIDMESSKAQKDVENRLRDALRHDRARVQMGKISKFGLMEMSRQRLRPALSEGSHVTCPRCNGTGHIRDAESSALQVLRIIQEEAMKENTAAIHTQVPVEVAAFLLNEKRAEVIKIETRFKVNVLLVPNKHLETPHYKLERLRHDDPRLDDQKASYVMAEEAARELETDTTVSKKDADVKVRPEAAVKGITPTQPAPMAQPRAARAEKASSESSGGLFGFIKKLFSSSPAAEEKPATSGNRGRNQGRNGNNRDRNRGRNRRGERPATNAAEGGNTEGANNRNGNNRNNNRNQGNQNGPKTEHNANRNNNQANAAAVTPTSEAVPGSEVATGADGEERRGRGRNRRGRGRNRNERGDRGERTENGSASPEAATASASPFSGPPVGMAGASASMPIQNIVSSFSNAKPASQRQGRSERSSRPPREPRSEKNTSTTANAAPSPAPVAIVAASAIEVIAKPMPELPKVAFQALEETPLHSVVQSAGMIWVATDASKHADVQTQIKAETVVQNLGRTPKPAATLPEGPMVLVETGGQEKTV
- a CDS encoding 2-hydroxyacid dehydrogenase; translation: MNTPTNGQNTGTKPKILVARAIFPEALAKLEETFEVRSNQEDLIFTPEQLQKELSGVAGALVAGSERIDATALANAKDLKVVANISVGYNNFDVPAITAAGVMATNTPDVLTDTTADFGFALLMATARRITEAEHWIRAGHWDKWSIVNNPLGMDLHHSTVGIIGMGRIGQGIAKRALGFGMNVIYHNRSRLSGTDEKACGAKYVSKEELLRTADHVVLVLPYAPESHHTIGAKEIALMKPTATLINIARGGIVDDLALAQALKEKKIFAAGLDVFEGEPKVNPELLKLSNVVLAPHIASATEKTRRAMVDLAIENVIAALSGKKPPSLINAEVFKG
- a CDS encoding dihydrofolate reductase, whose protein sequence is MTQPAISMIVARSRNHVIGRDNQMPWKISADLQFFKRVTMGHPVIMGRRTWESIGRPLPGRRNIVVSRNADYSPVGAELAGSLDEALASLSESPRVFVIGGEQLFKQAFDKADRLYVTEIDIDVESGDTFFEIPNASDWEEVERVPGSENDIHFAFVTLERK
- the moeA gene encoding molybdopterin molybdotransferase MoeA; translation: MSQSPNDPILLTSSLHVDEARKAIANLVNQLLQEAQSINDSDAFEIVPLDQAINRILAEDLLSPIDVPAADNSAMDGFAFDGKCLEGGQAEIKLRIVGTALAGKPYTGKIANGECLKIMTGAVMPSDCDTVIPQEFTASLDAKHIAFKANQLKAGENRRMRGEDLQKGKAAITAGRLLRPSDLGLAASLGISTLKVKRKLKVAILSSGNELRTLDQTLDAGSIYDSNRYSLTGLLNRLNLDIIDCGIVRDDPTSLKQAFIDAASKADVLISSGGVSVGEADFTKQIMQELGDVGFWKIAMRPGRPMAFGTLRPVSGKTSESKTLFFGLPGNPVAVMVTFYQFVRSALLQLNGASQTEVPVVQAISETAIRKKPGRTEFQRAILGRNAEGKPSVKLTGSQGAGILRSMSEANCFVILGHDQGNVAAGEWVDIALFDGLL
- a CDS encoding NAD(P)/FAD-dependent oxidoreductase; amino-acid sequence: MHSPTEADAVIIGAGPVGLFQVFELGLLEIKAHVIDSLPEIGGQCIELYPDKPIYDIPAVPVCTGRELVSNLLKQIEPFKPQFHLGQDVTSLKQQEDGRFLLTTSENKSFLTKTVFIAAGVGAFQPRVLNIEGIEPLVGKQVFYHVKQPEQFTGKRIVICGGGDAALDWALYFANTAASVTLIHRRNDFKAVPQSIAKMRELCADGKIQLLIGQITDLEIQNGNLTSIAVDNIDGNTQSLTLDDLLIFFGLSPKLGPIAEWGLDIDRKQIAVDTEKFQTSIPGIYAVGDINIYPGKKKLILSGFHEAALAAFAAAAYLNPEKPIQLQYTTTSTKLHKALGVQSPTFE
- the mobA gene encoding molybdenum cofactor guanylyltransferase MobA, with amino-acid sequence MIGSEQITGLILAGGRAQRMGGIDKGLIPFHKKPLIEATIQRLKTQVGSILINANRNITKYAVYGYPVIMDETPDFSGPLAGFLMGLKNCKTPYLLTTPCDSPLFPKDLGAKLANELEHNNLDLAYASSKEADGKVWAQPVFCLMRANLQDSLSSFLSKGDLKIDRWFKELKSGTVIFDDAQAFANANTPEELQSLEAAS
- a CDS encoding thymidylate synthase, whose translation is MRQYHDLMKEVLAKGVKKSDRTGTGTISVFGHQMRFNLADGFPMVTTKKLHLKSIIYELLWFLKGSTDNNWLKERGVSIWNEWAAPDGDLGPIYGYQWRSWPAPNGQHIDQISEVVETIKKNPDSRRIIVSAWNVADIPRMALAPCHAFFQFYVADGKLSCQLYQRSADIFLGVPFNIASYALLTHMMAQQCNLEVGDFIWTGGDCHLYSNHLEQVDLQLSRDFFPLPKLNILRKPNSIFDYEFEDFEIVGYESHPHIKAPVAI
- the moaA gene encoding GTP 3',8-cyclase MoaA; this translates as MVEKAIPNPSKVIPIRIDEGKGLAPSIGTQLHSPHGHTKDNRGRHLRDLRISVTDRCNFRCTYCMPKEVFDNNYPYLAHKELLSFEEITRLTTIFASLGVEKIRLTGGEPLLRKNLEILIEMLASIRTPAGNPLDLTLTTNGSILRKKAASLKAAGLHRLTVSLDGLDDAVFRKMNDVDFPVADVLDGIAAAQETGFQNIKVNMVVKKGINDHEIVAMAKHFKGSGIILRFIEFMDVGSSNGWNMTEVLPSKEVIARINEVFPLVSAEPNYTGEVAQRWRYQDGTGEIGVISSVTQTFCHECTRARISTDGQMYLCLFANSGFDFKTLLRSGKTDLEIANAIMNTWATRDDHYSEIRGSHTADQSSGGRKVEMSYIGG